The following are encoded together in the Pseudomonas sp. IB20 genome:
- a CDS encoding c-type cytochrome has translation MKYALLTLALILNTAPAFAAGDAEAGGKLFSKTCGGCHSIGEGARGGFGPELNGIIGRPAGTTTDYQYSDAMKNSGVVWSRDKLAAYIEAPKKVVSGTRMIFWGISDPQKIENILAYLETFQPK, from the coding sequence ATGAAGTACGCGTTACTGACCCTCGCCCTGATCCTCAACACCGCCCCGGCCTTTGCGGCCGGCGATGCCGAGGCGGGCGGCAAGCTGTTCAGCAAGACCTGCGGCGGCTGCCACAGCATCGGCGAAGGTGCGCGCGGCGGCTTTGGCCCAGAGCTTAACGGCATCATCGGCCGACCCGCCGGCACCACCACGGATTACCAGTACTCCGACGCGATGAAAAACTCCGGCGTGGTCTGGTCCCGCGACAAGCTCGCCGCCTACATCGAGGCGCCGAAGAAGGTGGTCAGCGGCACGCGCATGATCTTCTGGGGCATCAGCGACCCGCAGAAGATTGAAAACATCCTGGCCTACCTGGAAACTTTCCAGCCCAAGTGA
- a CDS encoding response regulator has protein sequence MAQPSILVLEDDEIIRSLMVDVLEDFGAHVTSFPSADEGMIYLERCDDPVDLIVSDIQMPGLLNGYDLSKVVAHRWPSVPVVLTSGNTKLAEQLGGSVRFLPKPWSAEHLVECVQTALIQKGSSLH, from the coding sequence ATGGCTCAGCCATCGATTTTAGTGCTGGAAGACGACGAGATCATTCGCTCGTTAATGGTGGATGTACTGGAGGACTTCGGGGCGCACGTCACCTCGTTTCCTTCGGCGGATGAAGGCATGATTTACCTGGAACGCTGCGATGACCCGGTGGACCTGATTGTCAGCGATATCCAGATGCCGGGTTTGCTCAACGGCTACGACCTGAGCAAGGTGGTGGCGCATCGCTGGCCGTCGGTGCCGGTGGTGCTGACCTCCGGCAATACTAAGCTGGCGGAGCAACTGGGCGGGTCTGTGCGTTTTTTGCCCAAGCCGTGGAGCGCCGAGCACTTGGTTGAGTGCGTGCAAACCGCGCTGATCCAAAAGGGCTCGTCCCTGCATTGA
- a CDS encoding biliverdin-producing heme oxygenase: MHSQALDVGAPSLLETLRSGTGLLHVALEKRLPFFSECLDADWYQRLLQAYYGFYRPMEAVLYDSGLIPNGFDTSLRVKTPTLLRDLYALGLTDDAISALPRCCELPTFDTPAACLGALYVLEGATLGGQVLRRKMAQRLAVDADNGGAFLNVYGTETGRRWKDFLDYLSRQPLDTQAKQHAVIAACSTFSGFEQWLASQEVLL, translated from the coding sequence ATGCATTCACAGGCCCTTGACGTTGGTGCGCCCTCATTGCTGGAAACGTTGCGCTCAGGTACTGGCCTGCTGCATGTAGCGTTGGAAAAACGCCTGCCGTTTTTCTCCGAGTGCCTGGATGCCGACTGGTACCAGCGCTTGCTCCAGGCGTACTACGGATTTTATAGGCCGATGGAAGCGGTGCTGTATGACAGCGGCTTGATCCCTAATGGATTCGATACGTCGTTGCGTGTGAAAACGCCAACGCTGCTGCGCGACCTCTACGCCCTTGGCCTGACGGACGACGCTATCAGCGCCCTGCCCCGTTGCTGCGAACTCCCCACTTTCGATACCCCCGCCGCCTGCCTCGGTGCCCTGTATGTGCTGGAAGGCGCGACCTTGGGCGGCCAAGTGTTGCGCCGGAAAATGGCTCAACGCCTGGCCGTCGACGCGGACAACGGCGGCGCGTTTCTCAATGTGTACGGCACCGAGACCGGCCGGCGCTGGAAAGACTTTCTCGATTACCTGAGCCGCCAGCCACTGGACACGCAGGCCAAACAGCACGCGGTGATTGCTGCCTGTTCGACATTCAGCGGCTTTGAGCAATGGCTTGCCAGCCAGGAGGTACTGCTATGA